From Deltaproteobacteria bacterium, one genomic window encodes:
- the dnaJ gene encoding molecular chaperone DnaJ, which yields MSAADSPTDLYALLGVARSASAAEIKKAYRKLARKFHPDVNPGNKDAEERFKHISHAHDVLSDPEKRKLYDEFGTAGLQAGFDPAQAREATSWHRGGPFDPGEFAGGRGFERYSSVDDVFGDIFGGVRSSGPQRGEDIESEIPIALLDAVRGSSTTISLERNEACGPCHGSGQLRGPAAITCPECGGKGRVRIAQGPIAFMRTCPRCAGAGAIGLTPCPTCSGSGQTRRRERLAVRIPAGVDTGSRVRVAGKGQAGVAGGAAGDLYLVVRVQPHPLLDRRGNDLYLDVPVTVGEATLGATITVPEPDGEVRVKVPAGSQSGRLLRVRGHGAPLLGSKDTRGDLYLRLMVQVPSDGTAEGVKHAIETLEAAYTGDLRASLRF from the coding sequence GTGTCCGCTGCTGATTCGCCCACCGACCTCTACGCACTTCTCGGCGTCGCGCGCTCTGCGTCGGCGGCGGAGATCAAGAAGGCTTATCGCAAGCTCGCGCGCAAGTTCCATCCTGATGTGAATCCCGGCAACAAGGACGCCGAGGAACGTTTCAAACACATCTCGCACGCGCACGACGTGCTCTCCGATCCGGAGAAGCGCAAACTCTACGACGAATTCGGTACCGCCGGATTGCAGGCCGGCTTCGATCCTGCGCAGGCTCGCGAGGCAACCTCGTGGCACCGCGGCGGACCGTTTGACCCCGGCGAGTTTGCCGGCGGGCGCGGCTTCGAACGCTACAGCAGCGTCGACGACGTCTTCGGCGATATCTTTGGCGGTGTCCGCTCCAGCGGTCCGCAACGTGGCGAAGATATCGAGTCGGAGATTCCGATCGCGCTGCTCGACGCCGTGCGCGGGTCGAGCACGACCATCAGTCTCGAACGCAACGAGGCCTGCGGCCCGTGCCACGGGTCTGGTCAACTACGCGGACCGGCGGCGATCACGTGCCCGGAATGCGGCGGCAAGGGCAGGGTGCGGATCGCGCAAGGCCCGATCGCGTTCATGCGCACGTGTCCGCGCTGCGCGGGCGCAGGCGCCATCGGGCTCACGCCGTGTCCGACCTGTAGCGGCAGCGGTCAGACCCGCCGCCGCGAACGGCTCGCGGTCCGCATTCCTGCCGGAGTCGACACCGGTTCACGCGTGCGCGTGGCGGGCAAAGGCCAAGCCGGAGTCGCCGGTGGCGCGGCCGGCGATCTCTACCTCGTGGTCCGCGTGCAACCGCATCCGCTGCTGGATCGCCGCGGCAACGATCTGTATCTCGACGTGCCGGTCACGGTCGGCGAAGCGACGCTCGGCGCGACCATCACCGTGCCGGAACCCGATGGCGAGGTGCGCGTCAAGGTGCCTGCCGGCAGCCAGAGCGGCCGTTTGCTACGCGTGCGCGGCCACGGTGCGCCGCTGCTCGGCAGCAAGGACACGCGTGGTGATCTGTATCTGCGCTTGATGGTGCAGGTCCCCAGCGACGGCACGGCTGAGGGCGTCAAGCACGCCATCGAAACGCTGGAGGCCGCTTACACCGGCGATCTCCGCGCGAGCCTGCGGTTCTGA
- a CDS encoding TlyA family RNA methyltransferase → MPARSRPASHPGRARLDTLLVERGLAPTRERARRLVMARQVFVDNQPVDKPGSLVKRTAAVEVRGSDIAYVSRGGVKLAAALEAWPIPVRDCVALDAGASTGGWTDCLLQHGARRVYAVDVGYGQFAWTLRNDPRVTLYERANIRSFAAHFDEPPMVVVADVSFISLRLVLPKLIELAAPAATFVLLVKPQFEVGKGLVGKGGVVRDPALHRSAIDAVRARAEELDLTCRGEMESPIQGPAGNREFLLWLEKGASLV, encoded by the coding sequence GTGCCGGCGCGTAGTCGTCCCGCGAGCCATCCCGGTCGCGCGCGTCTCGACACGCTGCTGGTCGAGCGCGGCCTCGCCCCCACGCGCGAACGCGCGCGCCGGTTGGTGATGGCTCGGCAGGTGTTCGTCGACAACCAGCCGGTGGACAAGCCGGGCAGTTTGGTCAAACGAACCGCGGCGGTGGAAGTACGCGGCAGTGATATCGCGTACGTCAGTCGCGGCGGGGTGAAACTCGCGGCGGCGTTGGAAGCCTGGCCGATTCCCGTCCGCGACTGCGTTGCCCTCGATGCCGGCGCGTCGACGGGTGGTTGGACGGATTGTCTGCTGCAGCACGGCGCGCGGCGTGTCTACGCCGTCGATGTCGGCTACGGCCAATTCGCGTGGACGTTGCGCAATGATCCGCGTGTCACGCTCTACGAGCGCGCCAACATTCGCAGCTTCGCTGCTCACTTCGACGAGCCGCCTATGGTGGTGGTTGCCGACGTGTCTTTCATTTCGCTGCGCCTGGTGTTGCCGAAGTTGATCGAGCTGGCGGCGCCGGCCGCGACGTTCGTCCTATTGGTGAAGCCGCAGTTTGAAGTCGGCAAAGGGCTCGTCGGCAAAGGCGGCGTCGTGCGCGATCCGGCGCTGCATCGCTCCGCCATCGATGCCGTGCGTGCGCGCGCGGAAGAACTCGACCTCACCTGCCGCGGTGAGATGGAGTCGCCGATCCAAGGACCGGCCGGCAACCGAGAATTTCTGCTGTGGCTGGAGAAGGGCGCGAGCCTAGTTTAA
- a CDS encoding DNA-directed RNA polymerase subunit omega: MARITVEDCLEKIPNRFELVLLSARRAKQLLKGARPLVETDNKEVVTALREVAAEKVLMRYPEEEE, translated from the coding sequence ATGGCTCGCATCACTGTCGAAGATTGTCTGGAGAAGATTCCCAACCGGTTCGAGCTGGTTCTGCTCAGTGCGCGCCGCGCGAAGCAGTTGCTCAAGGGCGCGCGTCCGCTGGTCGAGACCGACAACAAAGAAGTGGTGACCGCCTTGCGAGAAGTGGCGGCTGAGAAGGTGTTGATGCGTTACCCGGAGGAAGAGGAATAA